The Bos indicus x Bos taurus breed Angus x Brahman F1 hybrid chromosome 13, Bos_hybrid_MaternalHap_v2.0, whole genome shotgun sequence genome includes a region encoding these proteins:
- the PITRM1 gene encoding presequence protease, mitochondrial isoform X3 gives MLNRSLSTFMNAFTASDYTLYPFSTQNPKDFQNLLSVYLDAAFFPCLRELDFWQEGWRLEHEDPNDPQTPLVFKGVVFNEMKGAFTDNERIFSQHLQNRLLPDHTYSVVSGGDPLCIPDLTWEQLRRFHAMHYHPSNARFFTYGNFPLEQHLKQIHEEALSKFQRIEPRTSVPAQKPWDEPREFQITCAPDSLAEGPLGQTTISVSFLLPEITDTFEAFTLSLLSSLLISGPNAPFYKALIESGLGTDFSPDVGYNGCTREAYFSVGLQGIAEKDVQTVRDIVDRTLDDVIEKGFEEDRIEALLHKIEIQMKHQSVSFGLTLTSYIASCWNHDGDPVELLKLGSQVAQFRKCLEENPRFLQEKVKQYFKNNRHKLTLSMKPDDKYSEKQAQMETEKLQQKVTSLSPEEKQQIYEKGLELQAQQSRPPDASCLPALRVSDIEPRIPVTELEVLQAARDTPVQYCAQPTNGVVYFRAFSSLNALPEELRPYVPLFCSVLTKLGCGSLDYRELAQQVELKTGGLAAAPQVLPDDSHLNTYEQGVLFSSFCLDRNLADMMHLWSEVLNNPRFEEEEHFRVLVKMAAQELSNGVPDSGHLYASIRAGRTLAPAGDLQETFGGMDQVLLMKRIAEMTDLQPVLGKLLRIWKHLLSCDSLRCSVNATAQQMSQVEGAVEAFLRSLSRTEKEQRPMCPHVVEKPAPKASSGSCLVIRRLVTDPTFEPCQMKTHFLLPFPVNYVAECIRTAPYTAPDHASLKILARLMTAQFLHTEIREKGGAYGGGARLSYGGMFTLYSYRDPRSTETLQSFMKAIDWAKAGRFTQQDIDEAKLSVFSAVDAPVAPSDKGLDHFLYGFSDEMKQVHREQLFAVCHEDLVDVSNRYLGARRSTHGVALLGPDNASIAKDPSWVIRQR, from the exons ATGCTGAACCGGTCGCTGTCCACATTCATGAATGCCTTCACAG CTAGTGATTACACCCTGTACCCGTTTTCCACACAAAACCCCAAGGACTTCCAGAACCTCCTGTCCGTGTATTTGGACGCAGCCTTTTTTCCATGCTTGCGGGAACTGGACTTCTG GCAGGAAGGATGGCGACTGGAACACGAGGACCCGAATGACCCCCAGACGCCTTTGGTCTTTAAAGGTGTCGTCTTCAATGAAATGAAGGGAGCATTT ACAGATAATGAGAGGATATTCTCACAGCACCTTCAGAATCGCCTGCTTCCTGACCACACGTACTCGGTGGTCTCCGGAGGGGACCCCCTGTGCATCCCCGACCTCACGTGGGAGCAGCTCAGACGGTTCCACGCCATGCACTACCACCCCAGCAACGCCAG GTTCTTCACTTATGGTAACTTTCCACTGGAGCAGCATCTGAAGCAAATTCACGAAGAGGCCCTGAGTAAATTTCAGAGAATTGAGCCACGGACGTCGGTGCCAGCCCAGAAGCCCTGGGATGAGCCG AGGGAGTTCCAGATCACGTGTGCCCCGGACTCGCTGGCTGAGGGCCCCTTGGGGCAGACGACCATCAGTGTCAGCTTTCTCCTGCCAGA aataaCTGACACGTTTGAAGCCTTCACGCTGAGCCTTCTGTCTTCACTCCTGATCAGTGGCCCCAACGCCCCCTTCTACAAAGCCCTCATTGAATCTGGACTTGGCACCGACTTCTCTCCTGACGTTGG GTACAATGGCTGCACTCGGGAGGCCTACTTCAGCGTGGGCCTGCAGGGCATTGCAGAGAAGGACGTCCAGACAGTCCGGGACATCGTGGACCGGACGCTAGATGACGTCATCGA GAAAGGATTTGAAGAGGATCGCATTGAAGCATTACTTCATAAAATTGAAATACAGATGAAGCACCAGTCCGTCAGCTTTGGACTCACCCTGACATCT TACATTGCTTCCTGCTGGAACCACGACGGGGACCCCGTAGAGCTCCTGAAGCTCGGAAGTCAGGTGGCTCAGTTCCGAAAGTGCCTGGAGGAAAATCCAAGGTTTTtgcaagaaaaagtaaaacagtattttaag AATAATCGGCACAAGCTGACTTTATCCATGAAACCAGACGACAAGTATTCCGAGAAGCAAGCACAGATGGAAACAGAAAAACTGCAGCAAAAGGTCACTTCTCTTTCCCCGGAAGAGAAGCAGCAGATCTATGAGAAAG GTTTGGAACTGCAGGCTCAGCAGAGTCGACCTCCAGACGCATCGTGTCTGCCAGCGCTCAGGGTGTCGGACATCGAGCCCCGCATCCCTGTCACGGAGCTGGAGGTGCTGCAGGCAG CCAGGGACACGCCAGTCCAGTACTGCGCGCAGCCCACCAACGGCGTGGTCTACTTTAGAGCCTTCTCCAGCCTCAACGCCCTGCCCGAGGAGCTGCGGCCCTACGTGCCGCTCTTCTGCAGCGTCCTCACCAA GCTGGGCTGTGGCAGCCTCGACTACCGGGAGCTGGCCCAGCAGGTGGAGCTGAAGACAGGTGGCCTGGCTGCCGCCCCCCAGGTGCTCCCCGACGACTCACACCTCAACACCTACGAGCAG GGTGTGCTGTTCTCCTCTTTCTGCCTCGATAGAAACCTAGCAGACATGATGCATCTGTGGAGTGAGGTACTGAATAA CCCCCGCTTTGAGGAGGAGGAGCACTTCCGTGTGCTGGTGAAGATGGCCGCCCAGGAGCTATCCAATGGGGTCCCCGACTCAGGCCACCTCTATGCGTCCATCAGAGCGGGCAGGACGCTGGCACCTGCAGGGGACCTGCAGGAGACCTTTGGGGGGATGGACCAG GTGCTGCTGATGAAGAGAATTGCGGAGATGACTGACCTGCAACCCGTCCTGGGGAAGCTCCTGCGCATCTGGAAACACCTGCTGAGCTGTGACAGCCTGAG ATGTTCTGTGAATGCGACTGCCCAACAGATGTCGCAGGTGGAGGGCGCGGTGGAGGCCTTCCTGAGGAGCCTCAGCCGGACTGAGAAGGAGCAGAGGCCCATGTGCCCACACGTGGTGGAG AAACCTGCACCCAAGGCATCCAGCGGGAGCTGCCTAGTCATAAGGAGGCTGGTGACG GACCCCACCTTTGAGCCCTGCCAGATGAAGACGCACTTCCTGCTTCCGTTCCCTGTGAACTACGTTGCCGAGTGCATCAGGACTGCCCCGTATACAGCCCCGGACCACGCCAG cCTCAAGATCCTGGCACGGTTGATGACTGCTCAATTCTTACACACGGAAATTCGAGAAAAAGGTGGTGCTTATGGCGGAGGCGCCCGGCTCAGCTACGGCGGGATGTTCACACTATACTCGTACAG GGATCCACGTTCCACGGAAACACTGCAGTCCTTCATGAAGGCCATCGACTGGGCCAAGGCTGGGAGGTTCACCCAGCAGGACATCGACGAGGCAAAGCTCTCAGTCTTCTCTGCTGTGGATGCTCCGGTGGCACCTTCAGATAAAG GCCTGGACCACTTCCTGTACGGCTTCTCGGATGAGATGAAGCAGGTACACCGTGAGCAGCTCTTCGCCGTCTGTCACGAAGACCTGGTTGACGTGAGCAACAG GTACTTGGGCGCCAGGAGAAGCACACACGGCGTGGCTCTGCTCGGACCAGACAATGCGAGCATCGCCAAGGACCCGTCATGGGTCATAAGACAGCGGTGA
- the PITRM1 gene encoding presequence protease, mitochondrial isoform X1 yields the protein MWRGGWRARGVLRRLSGGSAHLGAWRWGSTKACERALQYHIGERIHGFTVNQVTPVPELSLTAVKLSHDGTGAQYLHLAREDGNNLFSVQFRTTPTNSSGAPHILEHTVLCGSQRYPCRDPFFKMLNRSLSTFMNAFTASDYTLYPFSTQNPKDFQNLLSVYLDAAFFPCLRELDFWQEGWRLEHEDPNDPQTPLVFKGVVFNEMKGAFTDNERIFSQHLQNRLLPDHTYSVVSGGDPLCIPDLTWEQLRRFHAMHYHPSNARFFTYGNFPLEQHLKQIHEEALSKFQRIEPRTSVPAQKPWDEPREFQITCAPDSLAEGPLGQTTISVSFLLPEITDTFEAFTLSLLSSLLISGPNAPFYKALIESGLGTDFSPDVGYNGCTREAYFSVGLQGIAEKDVQTVRDIVDRTLDDVIEKGFEEDRIEALLHKIEIQMKHQSVSFGLTLTSYIASCWNHDGDPVELLKLGSQVAQFRKCLEENPRFLQEKVKQYFKNNRHKLTLSMKPDDKYSEKQAQMETEKLQQKVTSLSPEEKQQIYEKGLELQAQQSRPPDASCLPALRVSDIEPRIPVTELEVLQAARDTPVQYCAQPTNGVVYFRAFSSLNALPEELRPYVPLFCSVLTKLGCGSLDYRELAQQVELKTGGLAAAPQVLPDDSHLNTYEQGVLFSSFCLDRNLADMMHLWSEVLNNPRFEEEEHFRVLVKMAAQELSNGVPDSGHLYASIRAGRTLAPAGDLQETFGGMDQVLLMKRIAEMTDLQPVLGKLLRIWKHLLSCDSLRCSVNATAQQMSQVEGAVEAFLRSLSRTEKEQRPMCPHVVEKPAPKASSGSCLVIRRLVTDPTFEPCQMKTHFLLPFPVNYVAECIRTAPYTAPDHASLKILARLMTAQFLHTEIREKGGAYGGGARLSYGGMFTLYSYRDPRSTETLQSFMKAIDWAKAGRFTQQDIDEAKLSVFSAVDAPVAPSDKGLDHFLYGFSDEMKQVHREQLFAVCHEDLVDVSNRYLGARRSTHGVALLGPDNASIAKDPSWVIRQR from the exons ATGTGGCGCGGCGGTTGGCGGGCGCGGGGCGTGCTCCGGAGGCTGAGCGGCGG CAGTGCCCACCTCGGAGCCTGGAGATGGGGGAGCACCAAGGCCTGTGAGCGAGCACTGCAGTACCACATTGGAGAGAGGATCCACGGCTTCACCGTCAACCAG GTGACGCCTGTCCCCGAGCTGTCGCTGACAGCTGTGAAGCTCAGCCATGACGGCACGGGAGCACAGTACTTGCACCTGGCCCGCGAGGACGGAAACAACTTGTTCag CGTGCAGTTCCGCACCACCCCCACCAACAGCAGCGGTGCCCCCCACATCCTGGAGCACACGGTCCTGTGCGGCTCTCAGAGGTACCCCTGCCGAGACCCCTTCTTCAAGATGCTGAACCGGTCGCTGTCCACATTCATGAATGCCTTCACAG CTAGTGATTACACCCTGTACCCGTTTTCCACACAAAACCCCAAGGACTTCCAGAACCTCCTGTCCGTGTATTTGGACGCAGCCTTTTTTCCATGCTTGCGGGAACTGGACTTCTG GCAGGAAGGATGGCGACTGGAACACGAGGACCCGAATGACCCCCAGACGCCTTTGGTCTTTAAAGGTGTCGTCTTCAATGAAATGAAGGGAGCATTT ACAGATAATGAGAGGATATTCTCACAGCACCTTCAGAATCGCCTGCTTCCTGACCACACGTACTCGGTGGTCTCCGGAGGGGACCCCCTGTGCATCCCCGACCTCACGTGGGAGCAGCTCAGACGGTTCCACGCCATGCACTACCACCCCAGCAACGCCAG GTTCTTCACTTATGGTAACTTTCCACTGGAGCAGCATCTGAAGCAAATTCACGAAGAGGCCCTGAGTAAATTTCAGAGAATTGAGCCACGGACGTCGGTGCCAGCCCAGAAGCCCTGGGATGAGCCG AGGGAGTTCCAGATCACGTGTGCCCCGGACTCGCTGGCTGAGGGCCCCTTGGGGCAGACGACCATCAGTGTCAGCTTTCTCCTGCCAGA aataaCTGACACGTTTGAAGCCTTCACGCTGAGCCTTCTGTCTTCACTCCTGATCAGTGGCCCCAACGCCCCCTTCTACAAAGCCCTCATTGAATCTGGACTTGGCACCGACTTCTCTCCTGACGTTGG GTACAATGGCTGCACTCGGGAGGCCTACTTCAGCGTGGGCCTGCAGGGCATTGCAGAGAAGGACGTCCAGACAGTCCGGGACATCGTGGACCGGACGCTAGATGACGTCATCGA GAAAGGATTTGAAGAGGATCGCATTGAAGCATTACTTCATAAAATTGAAATACAGATGAAGCACCAGTCCGTCAGCTTTGGACTCACCCTGACATCT TACATTGCTTCCTGCTGGAACCACGACGGGGACCCCGTAGAGCTCCTGAAGCTCGGAAGTCAGGTGGCTCAGTTCCGAAAGTGCCTGGAGGAAAATCCAAGGTTTTtgcaagaaaaagtaaaacagtattttaag AATAATCGGCACAAGCTGACTTTATCCATGAAACCAGACGACAAGTATTCCGAGAAGCAAGCACAGATGGAAACAGAAAAACTGCAGCAAAAGGTCACTTCTCTTTCCCCGGAAGAGAAGCAGCAGATCTATGAGAAAG GTTTGGAACTGCAGGCTCAGCAGAGTCGACCTCCAGACGCATCGTGTCTGCCAGCGCTCAGGGTGTCGGACATCGAGCCCCGCATCCCTGTCACGGAGCTGGAGGTGCTGCAGGCAG CCAGGGACACGCCAGTCCAGTACTGCGCGCAGCCCACCAACGGCGTGGTCTACTTTAGAGCCTTCTCCAGCCTCAACGCCCTGCCCGAGGAGCTGCGGCCCTACGTGCCGCTCTTCTGCAGCGTCCTCACCAA GCTGGGCTGTGGCAGCCTCGACTACCGGGAGCTGGCCCAGCAGGTGGAGCTGAAGACAGGTGGCCTGGCTGCCGCCCCCCAGGTGCTCCCCGACGACTCACACCTCAACACCTACGAGCAG GGTGTGCTGTTCTCCTCTTTCTGCCTCGATAGAAACCTAGCAGACATGATGCATCTGTGGAGTGAGGTACTGAATAA CCCCCGCTTTGAGGAGGAGGAGCACTTCCGTGTGCTGGTGAAGATGGCCGCCCAGGAGCTATCCAATGGGGTCCCCGACTCAGGCCACCTCTATGCGTCCATCAGAGCGGGCAGGACGCTGGCACCTGCAGGGGACCTGCAGGAGACCTTTGGGGGGATGGACCAG GTGCTGCTGATGAAGAGAATTGCGGAGATGACTGACCTGCAACCCGTCCTGGGGAAGCTCCTGCGCATCTGGAAACACCTGCTGAGCTGTGACAGCCTGAG ATGTTCTGTGAATGCGACTGCCCAACAGATGTCGCAGGTGGAGGGCGCGGTGGAGGCCTTCCTGAGGAGCCTCAGCCGGACTGAGAAGGAGCAGAGGCCCATGTGCCCACACGTGGTGGAG AAACCTGCACCCAAGGCATCCAGCGGGAGCTGCCTAGTCATAAGGAGGCTGGTGACG GACCCCACCTTTGAGCCCTGCCAGATGAAGACGCACTTCCTGCTTCCGTTCCCTGTGAACTACGTTGCCGAGTGCATCAGGACTGCCCCGTATACAGCCCCGGACCACGCCAG cCTCAAGATCCTGGCACGGTTGATGACTGCTCAATTCTTACACACGGAAATTCGAGAAAAAGGTGGTGCTTATGGCGGAGGCGCCCGGCTCAGCTACGGCGGGATGTTCACACTATACTCGTACAG GGATCCACGTTCCACGGAAACACTGCAGTCCTTCATGAAGGCCATCGACTGGGCCAAGGCTGGGAGGTTCACCCAGCAGGACATCGACGAGGCAAAGCTCTCAGTCTTCTCTGCTGTGGATGCTCCGGTGGCACCTTCAGATAAAG GCCTGGACCACTTCCTGTACGGCTTCTCGGATGAGATGAAGCAGGTACACCGTGAGCAGCTCTTCGCCGTCTGTCACGAAGACCTGGTTGACGTGAGCAACAG GTACTTGGGCGCCAGGAGAAGCACACACGGCGTGGCTCTGCTCGGACCAGACAATGCGAGCATCGCCAAGGACCCGTCATGGGTCATAAGACAGCGGTGA
- the PITRM1 gene encoding presequence protease, mitochondrial isoform X2, producing the protein MWRGGWRARGVLRRLSGGAHLGAWRWGSTKACERALQYHIGERIHGFTVNQVTPVPELSLTAVKLSHDGTGAQYLHLAREDGNNLFSVQFRTTPTNSSGAPHILEHTVLCGSQRYPCRDPFFKMLNRSLSTFMNAFTASDYTLYPFSTQNPKDFQNLLSVYLDAAFFPCLRELDFWQEGWRLEHEDPNDPQTPLVFKGVVFNEMKGAFTDNERIFSQHLQNRLLPDHTYSVVSGGDPLCIPDLTWEQLRRFHAMHYHPSNARFFTYGNFPLEQHLKQIHEEALSKFQRIEPRTSVPAQKPWDEPREFQITCAPDSLAEGPLGQTTISVSFLLPEITDTFEAFTLSLLSSLLISGPNAPFYKALIESGLGTDFSPDVGYNGCTREAYFSVGLQGIAEKDVQTVRDIVDRTLDDVIEKGFEEDRIEALLHKIEIQMKHQSVSFGLTLTSYIASCWNHDGDPVELLKLGSQVAQFRKCLEENPRFLQEKVKQYFKNNRHKLTLSMKPDDKYSEKQAQMETEKLQQKVTSLSPEEKQQIYEKGLELQAQQSRPPDASCLPALRVSDIEPRIPVTELEVLQAARDTPVQYCAQPTNGVVYFRAFSSLNALPEELRPYVPLFCSVLTKLGCGSLDYRELAQQVELKTGGLAAAPQVLPDDSHLNTYEQGVLFSSFCLDRNLADMMHLWSEVLNNPRFEEEEHFRVLVKMAAQELSNGVPDSGHLYASIRAGRTLAPAGDLQETFGGMDQVLLMKRIAEMTDLQPVLGKLLRIWKHLLSCDSLRCSVNATAQQMSQVEGAVEAFLRSLSRTEKEQRPMCPHVVEKPAPKASSGSCLVIRRLVTDPTFEPCQMKTHFLLPFPVNYVAECIRTAPYTAPDHASLKILARLMTAQFLHTEIREKGGAYGGGARLSYGGMFTLYSYRDPRSTETLQSFMKAIDWAKAGRFTQQDIDEAKLSVFSAVDAPVAPSDKGLDHFLYGFSDEMKQVHREQLFAVCHEDLVDVSNRYLGARRSTHGVALLGPDNASIAKDPSWVIRQR; encoded by the exons ATGTGGCGCGGCGGTTGGCGGGCGCGGGGCGTGCTCCGGAGGCTGAGCGGCGG TGCCCACCTCGGAGCCTGGAGATGGGGGAGCACCAAGGCCTGTGAGCGAGCACTGCAGTACCACATTGGAGAGAGGATCCACGGCTTCACCGTCAACCAG GTGACGCCTGTCCCCGAGCTGTCGCTGACAGCTGTGAAGCTCAGCCATGACGGCACGGGAGCACAGTACTTGCACCTGGCCCGCGAGGACGGAAACAACTTGTTCag CGTGCAGTTCCGCACCACCCCCACCAACAGCAGCGGTGCCCCCCACATCCTGGAGCACACGGTCCTGTGCGGCTCTCAGAGGTACCCCTGCCGAGACCCCTTCTTCAAGATGCTGAACCGGTCGCTGTCCACATTCATGAATGCCTTCACAG CTAGTGATTACACCCTGTACCCGTTTTCCACACAAAACCCCAAGGACTTCCAGAACCTCCTGTCCGTGTATTTGGACGCAGCCTTTTTTCCATGCTTGCGGGAACTGGACTTCTG GCAGGAAGGATGGCGACTGGAACACGAGGACCCGAATGACCCCCAGACGCCTTTGGTCTTTAAAGGTGTCGTCTTCAATGAAATGAAGGGAGCATTT ACAGATAATGAGAGGATATTCTCACAGCACCTTCAGAATCGCCTGCTTCCTGACCACACGTACTCGGTGGTCTCCGGAGGGGACCCCCTGTGCATCCCCGACCTCACGTGGGAGCAGCTCAGACGGTTCCACGCCATGCACTACCACCCCAGCAACGCCAG GTTCTTCACTTATGGTAACTTTCCACTGGAGCAGCATCTGAAGCAAATTCACGAAGAGGCCCTGAGTAAATTTCAGAGAATTGAGCCACGGACGTCGGTGCCAGCCCAGAAGCCCTGGGATGAGCCG AGGGAGTTCCAGATCACGTGTGCCCCGGACTCGCTGGCTGAGGGCCCCTTGGGGCAGACGACCATCAGTGTCAGCTTTCTCCTGCCAGA aataaCTGACACGTTTGAAGCCTTCACGCTGAGCCTTCTGTCTTCACTCCTGATCAGTGGCCCCAACGCCCCCTTCTACAAAGCCCTCATTGAATCTGGACTTGGCACCGACTTCTCTCCTGACGTTGG GTACAATGGCTGCACTCGGGAGGCCTACTTCAGCGTGGGCCTGCAGGGCATTGCAGAGAAGGACGTCCAGACAGTCCGGGACATCGTGGACCGGACGCTAGATGACGTCATCGA GAAAGGATTTGAAGAGGATCGCATTGAAGCATTACTTCATAAAATTGAAATACAGATGAAGCACCAGTCCGTCAGCTTTGGACTCACCCTGACATCT TACATTGCTTCCTGCTGGAACCACGACGGGGACCCCGTAGAGCTCCTGAAGCTCGGAAGTCAGGTGGCTCAGTTCCGAAAGTGCCTGGAGGAAAATCCAAGGTTTTtgcaagaaaaagtaaaacagtattttaag AATAATCGGCACAAGCTGACTTTATCCATGAAACCAGACGACAAGTATTCCGAGAAGCAAGCACAGATGGAAACAGAAAAACTGCAGCAAAAGGTCACTTCTCTTTCCCCGGAAGAGAAGCAGCAGATCTATGAGAAAG GTTTGGAACTGCAGGCTCAGCAGAGTCGACCTCCAGACGCATCGTGTCTGCCAGCGCTCAGGGTGTCGGACATCGAGCCCCGCATCCCTGTCACGGAGCTGGAGGTGCTGCAGGCAG CCAGGGACACGCCAGTCCAGTACTGCGCGCAGCCCACCAACGGCGTGGTCTACTTTAGAGCCTTCTCCAGCCTCAACGCCCTGCCCGAGGAGCTGCGGCCCTACGTGCCGCTCTTCTGCAGCGTCCTCACCAA GCTGGGCTGTGGCAGCCTCGACTACCGGGAGCTGGCCCAGCAGGTGGAGCTGAAGACAGGTGGCCTGGCTGCCGCCCCCCAGGTGCTCCCCGACGACTCACACCTCAACACCTACGAGCAG GGTGTGCTGTTCTCCTCTTTCTGCCTCGATAGAAACCTAGCAGACATGATGCATCTGTGGAGTGAGGTACTGAATAA CCCCCGCTTTGAGGAGGAGGAGCACTTCCGTGTGCTGGTGAAGATGGCCGCCCAGGAGCTATCCAATGGGGTCCCCGACTCAGGCCACCTCTATGCGTCCATCAGAGCGGGCAGGACGCTGGCACCTGCAGGGGACCTGCAGGAGACCTTTGGGGGGATGGACCAG GTGCTGCTGATGAAGAGAATTGCGGAGATGACTGACCTGCAACCCGTCCTGGGGAAGCTCCTGCGCATCTGGAAACACCTGCTGAGCTGTGACAGCCTGAG ATGTTCTGTGAATGCGACTGCCCAACAGATGTCGCAGGTGGAGGGCGCGGTGGAGGCCTTCCTGAGGAGCCTCAGCCGGACTGAGAAGGAGCAGAGGCCCATGTGCCCACACGTGGTGGAG AAACCTGCACCCAAGGCATCCAGCGGGAGCTGCCTAGTCATAAGGAGGCTGGTGACG GACCCCACCTTTGAGCCCTGCCAGATGAAGACGCACTTCCTGCTTCCGTTCCCTGTGAACTACGTTGCCGAGTGCATCAGGACTGCCCCGTATACAGCCCCGGACCACGCCAG cCTCAAGATCCTGGCACGGTTGATGACTGCTCAATTCTTACACACGGAAATTCGAGAAAAAGGTGGTGCTTATGGCGGAGGCGCCCGGCTCAGCTACGGCGGGATGTTCACACTATACTCGTACAG GGATCCACGTTCCACGGAAACACTGCAGTCCTTCATGAAGGCCATCGACTGGGCCAAGGCTGGGAGGTTCACCCAGCAGGACATCGACGAGGCAAAGCTCTCAGTCTTCTCTGCTGTGGATGCTCCGGTGGCACCTTCAGATAAAG GCCTGGACCACTTCCTGTACGGCTTCTCGGATGAGATGAAGCAGGTACACCGTGAGCAGCTCTTCGCCGTCTGTCACGAAGACCTGGTTGACGTGAGCAACAG GTACTTGGGCGCCAGGAGAAGCACACACGGCGTGGCTCTGCTCGGACCAGACAATGCGAGCATCGCCAAGGACCCGTCATGGGTCATAAGACAGCGGTGA